A part of Anabas testudineus chromosome 7, fAnaTes1.2, whole genome shotgun sequence genomic DNA contains:
- the fmodb gene encoding fibromodulin: MWNLVLLLIIGTVDLSISQQYSQLHWLSYLRGRRWHGAWQAKDVDCPLECDCPSNYPTAMYCHSRNLQHVPYVPSHIKYVYLQRNQITGIQDGVFDNATNLVWVVLSHNHLNSDKIGRDVFTKLRNLDRLFLDHNELTRVPLNLPNSITDLRLSHNKISNIQLKSLEGMANLTTLHLQANDIEDAGGVFKGLKSLTMLDMRENRLSKVPVLPERLQQLYLEFNNIESVPAGIFTMSPELQFARLAHNKLTDKGLPPHVFNVSMLVELDLSFNKLEKIPVISRNLENLYLQANKIKEFSLSSFCSTVDMTNFSRLRMLRLDANEISAKDIPAEAAYCLRLVASIDV, encoded by the exons ATGTGGAACTTGGTGCTCCTCCTCATAATAGGAACAGTGGATCTGAGCATCAGTCAGCAGTACAGCCAGTTACACTGGCTGTCCTATTTGCGAGGGCGCCGGTGGCATGGTGCCTGGCAAGCCAAGGATGTGGACTGTCCCCTAGAGTGCGACTGCCCTTCAAACTACCCTACAGCTATGTACTGTCACAGCCGCAACCTTCAGCATGTTCCATACGTTCCTTCACATATTAAGTACGTCTACTTGCAGCGTAACCAGATCACAGGCATCCAGGATGGTGTGTTTGATAATGCTACTAACTTGGTCTGGGTTGTGTTATCTCACAACCATCTCAACTCAGACAAGATTGGCAGGGACGTCTTCACCAAGCTCAGGAACCTGGACCGGCTGTTCTTGGATCACAATGAGCTTACTCGCGTGCCTCTGAACTTGCCCAACTCTATAACAGACCTGCGACTTAGTCACAACAAGATCTCAAACATCCAGCTCAAATCACTCGAAGGGATGGCCAACCTCACCACTCTCCATCTCCAAGCAAATGACATAGAGGATGCTGGAGGTGTATTCAAGGGACTAAAGTCTCTGACCATGCTGGATATGAGGGAAAACAGGCTGAGCAAAGTCCCTGTCCTACctgagaggctgcagcagctttaCCTGGAGTTTAACAACATAGAGAGTGTCCCGGCTGGCATTTTCACCATGTCTCCTGAACTGCAGTTTGCCCGCTTGGCTCATAATAAGCTGACCGATAAAGGACTTCCACCACACGTCTTCAATGTCAGCATGCTGGTTGAGCTTGACCTGTCCTTCAATAAACTGGAGAAGATCCCTGTTATCAGTAGAAACCTGGAAAACCTTTATTTGCAAGCAAATAAGATCAAAG AGTTCTCCCTTAGCAGTTTTTGCAGTACAGTCGACATGACCAACTTCTCCAGGCTGAGAATGCTGCGTCTGGATGCCAATGAGATCAGTGCCAAAGACATTCCTGCTGAAGCTGCCTACTGTTTGCGGCTTGTTGCCTCTATTGATGTGTAG
- the csf1b gene encoding macrophage colony-stimulating factor 1b isoform X2 translates to MTILVSTLIQSKAKLQVKCLCVLMFLSFPLTMAEVPGPCRHSITREHLLTVRHLMDNQLRSGCSITYTFIERRSLSKCCFVKAALPWILELLTTHFKYKRGSVNDGYVQSLRALILNIYSQKCVPQINEEVEDKPESFEMLYRGSPSEALQRASEVLSVYWELVTTSDAPVDWRCQHEYTETFGSTTELYTESPPPHFTDSYSRKSATASQKRPVKDLYKLGFIIASVCGGLLFILTIYCLITQKKTHNPHRSYTSSRDLQDIEMEQQ, encoded by the exons ATGACCATCCTTGTGTCTACCCTGATTCAGAGCAAAGCTAAG TTGCAGGTAAAGTGTCTGTGCGTACTTATGTTCCTGAGCTTTCCTCTGACTATGGCTGAGGTCCCTGGTCCATGCAGACACTCCATCACTAGGGAGCACCTGCTAACAGTTAGGCATCTG ATGGATAACCAGTTGAGAAGTGGGTGCTCGATAACCTATACATTCATAGAACGGAGAAGTTTG AGCAAATGTTGCTTTGTAAAAGCTGCTTTACCGTGGATCCTGGAGCTCCTCACCACCCACTTCAAATATAAGCGAGGTTCAGTGAATGATGGTTACGTTCAGTCTCTGAGGGCGCTCATTCTCAACATCTATTCCCAGAAGTGCGTGCCACAGATTAATGAAGAGGTTGAG GATAAGCCAGAGAGCTTTGAGATGCTCTACAGAGGGTCTCCATCAGAGGCACTGCAGAGGGCTTCAGAGGTGCTGTCTGTTTACTGGGAGCTGGTGACGACAAGTGATGCACCTGTCGACTGGAGATGCCAGCATGAATACACTGAAACCTTCGGTTCTACCACAGAGCTGTACACAGAGTCACCCCCACCACATTTTACAG ACAGTTATAGCAGGAAGTCAGCAACGGCCTCTCAGAAAAGACCAGTCAAAGACCTGTACAAGCTCGGCTTTATCATCGCCTCCGTCTGCGGTGGACTACTGTTCATACTTACTATCTACTGTCTTATTACACAAAAG AAGACACACAACCCTCACAGATCATACACAAGCTCAAG AGACCTGCAGGACATAGAAATGGAGCAACAATAA
- the csf1b gene encoding macrophage colony-stimulating factor 1b isoform X1, producing the protein MTILVSTLIQSKAKLQVKCLCVLMFLSFPLTMAEVPGPCRHSITREHLLTVRHLMDNQLRSGCSITYTFIERRSLSKCCFVKAALPWILELLTTHFKYKRGSVNDGYVQSLRALILNIYSQKCVPQINEEVEDKPESFEMLYRGSPSEALQRASEVLSVYWELVTTSDAPVDWRCQHEYTETFGSTTELYTESPPPHFTDSYSRKSATASQKRPVKDLYKLGFIIASVCGGLLFILTIYCLITQKKTHNPHRSYTSSSRDLQDIEMEQQ; encoded by the exons ATGACCATCCTTGTGTCTACCCTGATTCAGAGCAAAGCTAAG TTGCAGGTAAAGTGTCTGTGCGTACTTATGTTCCTGAGCTTTCCTCTGACTATGGCTGAGGTCCCTGGTCCATGCAGACACTCCATCACTAGGGAGCACCTGCTAACAGTTAGGCATCTG ATGGATAACCAGTTGAGAAGTGGGTGCTCGATAACCTATACATTCATAGAACGGAGAAGTTTG AGCAAATGTTGCTTTGTAAAAGCTGCTTTACCGTGGATCCTGGAGCTCCTCACCACCCACTTCAAATATAAGCGAGGTTCAGTGAATGATGGTTACGTTCAGTCTCTGAGGGCGCTCATTCTCAACATCTATTCCCAGAAGTGCGTGCCACAGATTAATGAAGAGGTTGAG GATAAGCCAGAGAGCTTTGAGATGCTCTACAGAGGGTCTCCATCAGAGGCACTGCAGAGGGCTTCAGAGGTGCTGTCTGTTTACTGGGAGCTGGTGACGACAAGTGATGCACCTGTCGACTGGAGATGCCAGCATGAATACACTGAAACCTTCGGTTCTACCACAGAGCTGTACACAGAGTCACCCCCACCACATTTTACAG ACAGTTATAGCAGGAAGTCAGCAACGGCCTCTCAGAAAAGACCAGTCAAAGACCTGTACAAGCTCGGCTTTATCATCGCCTCCGTCTGCGGTGGACTACTGTTCATACTTACTATCTACTGTCTTATTACACAAAAG AAGACACACAACCCTCACAGATCATACACAAGCTCAAG CAGAGACCTGCAGGACATAGAAATGGAGCAACAATAA
- the csf1b gene encoding macrophage colony-stimulating factor 1b isoform X3 has translation MTILVSTLIQSKAKLQVKCLCVLMFLSFPLTMAEVPGPCRHSITREHLLTVRHLMDNQLRSGCSITYTFIERRSLSKCCFVKAALPWILELLTTHFKYKRGSVNDGYVQSLRALILNIYSQKCVPQINEEVEDKPESFEMLYRGSPSEALQRASEVLSVYWELVTTSDAPVDWRCQHEYTETFGSTTELYTESPPPHFTVIAGSQQRPLRKDQSKTCTSSALSSPPSAVDYCSYLLSTVLLHKRRHTTLTDHTQAQAETCRT, from the exons ATGACCATCCTTGTGTCTACCCTGATTCAGAGCAAAGCTAAG TTGCAGGTAAAGTGTCTGTGCGTACTTATGTTCCTGAGCTTTCCTCTGACTATGGCTGAGGTCCCTGGTCCATGCAGACACTCCATCACTAGGGAGCACCTGCTAACAGTTAGGCATCTG ATGGATAACCAGTTGAGAAGTGGGTGCTCGATAACCTATACATTCATAGAACGGAGAAGTTTG AGCAAATGTTGCTTTGTAAAAGCTGCTTTACCGTGGATCCTGGAGCTCCTCACCACCCACTTCAAATATAAGCGAGGTTCAGTGAATGATGGTTACGTTCAGTCTCTGAGGGCGCTCATTCTCAACATCTATTCCCAGAAGTGCGTGCCACAGATTAATGAAGAGGTTGAG GATAAGCCAGAGAGCTTTGAGATGCTCTACAGAGGGTCTCCATCAGAGGCACTGCAGAGGGCTTCAGAGGTGCTGTCTGTTTACTGGGAGCTGGTGACGACAAGTGATGCACCTGTCGACTGGAGATGCCAGCATGAATACACTGAAACCTTCGGTTCTACCACAGAGCTGTACACAGAGTCACCCCCACCACATTTTACAG TTATAGCAGGAAGTCAGCAACGGCCTCTCAGAAAAGACCAGTCAAAGACCTGTACAAGCTCGGCTTTATCATCGCCTCCGTCTGCGGTGGACTACTGTTCATACTTACTATCTACTGTCTTATTACACAAAAG AAGACACACAACCCTCACAGATCATACACAAGCTCAAG CAGAGACCTGCAGGACATAG
- the csf1b gene encoding macrophage colony-stimulating factor 1b isoform X4, producing the protein MTILVSTLIQSKAKLQVKCLCVLMFLSFPLTMAEVPGPCRHSITREHLLTVRHLMDNQLRSGCSITYTFIERRSLSKCCFVKAALPWILELLTTHFKYKRGSVNDGYVQSLRALILNIYSQKCVPQINEEVEDKPESFEMLYRGSPSEALQRASEVLSVYWELVTTSDAPVDWRCQHEYTETFGSTTELYTESPPPHFTVIAGSQQRPLRKDQSKTCTSSALSSPPSAVDYCSYLLSTVLLHKRRHTTLTDHTQAQETCRT; encoded by the exons ATGACCATCCTTGTGTCTACCCTGATTCAGAGCAAAGCTAAG TTGCAGGTAAAGTGTCTGTGCGTACTTATGTTCCTGAGCTTTCCTCTGACTATGGCTGAGGTCCCTGGTCCATGCAGACACTCCATCACTAGGGAGCACCTGCTAACAGTTAGGCATCTG ATGGATAACCAGTTGAGAAGTGGGTGCTCGATAACCTATACATTCATAGAACGGAGAAGTTTG AGCAAATGTTGCTTTGTAAAAGCTGCTTTACCGTGGATCCTGGAGCTCCTCACCACCCACTTCAAATATAAGCGAGGTTCAGTGAATGATGGTTACGTTCAGTCTCTGAGGGCGCTCATTCTCAACATCTATTCCCAGAAGTGCGTGCCACAGATTAATGAAGAGGTTGAG GATAAGCCAGAGAGCTTTGAGATGCTCTACAGAGGGTCTCCATCAGAGGCACTGCAGAGGGCTTCAGAGGTGCTGTCTGTTTACTGGGAGCTGGTGACGACAAGTGATGCACCTGTCGACTGGAGATGCCAGCATGAATACACTGAAACCTTCGGTTCTACCACAGAGCTGTACACAGAGTCACCCCCACCACATTTTACAG TTATAGCAGGAAGTCAGCAACGGCCTCTCAGAAAAGACCAGTCAAAGACCTGTACAAGCTCGGCTTTATCATCGCCTCCGTCTGCGGTGGACTACTGTTCATACTTACTATCTACTGTCTTATTACACAAAAG AAGACACACAACCCTCACAGATCATACACAAGCTCAAG AGACCTGCAGGACATAG
- the ren gene encoding renin: MMNYWMYWVALSLTVTTSHALRRIALKKLPSIRQTLQEMGVSAEQVLTELARRSPDDRNNGTVPTPLTNYLDTQYFGEISIGFPAQMFNVVFDTGSANLWVPSQKCSPFSTACFTHNRYDASKSQTYVENGTGFSIQYASGNVRGFLSEDVVVVGGIPVVQVFAEATSLSAMPFIFAKFDGVLGMGYPNMAIDGITPVFDRIMSQHVLEEEVFSVYYSRDPKRSPGGELVLGGTDPNYYTGSFNHIDTRELGKWEVTMKGVSVGREMMFCAEGCTAVIDTGSSYITGPASSVSSLMKTIGAQLDESGYKVNCDSVKALPRITFHMGGQEYSLTQEDYILWQSQIQGDVCIVTFRGLDVPPPTGPVWILGATFIARYYTEFDRRNNRIGFATAV, translated from the exons ATGATGAATTACTGGATGTACTGGGTTGCTCTGTCATTGACAGTGACCACGAGCCATGCTTTGAGGAG AATTGCCCTGAAGAAGCTGCCATCCATCAGACAGACACTGCAAGAGATGGGTGTTTCTGCAGAGCAGGTGTTGACTGAGCTGGCACGGAGGAGCCCAGATGACAGAAACAACGGGACTGTTCCCACACCTCTAACCAACTATTTGGAT ACTCAATACTTTGGGGAGATCAGTATCGGCTTTCCGGCTCAGATGTTCAATGTGGTGTTTGATACAGGTTCGGCCAACCTGTGGGTGCCCTCTCAAAAGTGCTCACCTTTCTCCACAGCGTGTT TTACTCACAACAGATATGATGCCTCAAAATCCCAGACTTACGTTGAGAATGGAACCGGGTTTTCCATCCAGTACGCATCTGGAAATGTCAGAGGATTCCTGAGTGAGGATGTGGTTGtg GTTGGTGGTATTCCTGTGGTTCAGGTGTTTGCTGAAGCCACCTCGCTCTCCGCCATGCCTTTCATCTTCGCCAAGTTCGATGGAGTCCTGGGGATGGGTTACCCCAACATGGCCATCGACGGCATCACTCCAGTGTTTGACCGCATTATGTCTCAGCATGTCCTCGAGGAAGAGGTATTCTCTGTCTACTACAGCAG GGACCCAAAACGGTCTCCAGGTGGAGAGCTGGTCCTTGGAGGCACAGACCCGAACTACTACACAGGAAGCTTTAATCACATCGACACCAGAGAGCTGGGAAAATGGGAAGTGACCATGAAGGG cGTTTCTGTTGGGAGGGAGATGATGTTTTGCGCTGAGGGCTGCACAGCTGTGATCGACACAGGCTCCTCCTACATCACAGGCCCGGCCTCCTCCGTTTCTTCGCTGATGAAAACCATCGGAGCACAGCTGGATGAAAGTGGA TACAAAGTCAACTGTGACTCTGTCAAGGCGTTGCCCCGTATCACTTTCCACATGGGTGGCCAGGAGTACTCACTCACTCAGGAGGATTATATCTTATGG caATCACAGATCCAGGGAGATGTCTGCATCGTCACCTTCAGGGGCTTGGATGTGCCACCTCCTACAGGTCCCGTCTGGATTTTGGGAGCCACCTTCATTGCCCGCTACTACACTGAGTTTGACCGTCGCAACAATCGTATAGGGTTTGCTACAGCAGTCTGA